In one Myripristis murdjan chromosome 5, fMyrMur1.1, whole genome shotgun sequence genomic region, the following are encoded:
- the tma7 gene encoding translation machinery-associated protein 7, whose protein sequence is MSGREGGKKKPLKAPKKQNKELDDEDMAFKQKQKEDQKAMEALKSKAAGKGPLTSGGIKKSGKK, encoded by the exons ATGTCTGGCAGGGAAG gaGGAAAGAAGAAGCCACTGAAGGCACCCAAGAAACAGAACAAGGAGCTCGATGAT gagGACATGGCTTTCaagcagaagcagaaggagGACCAGAAAGCCATGGAGGCCTTGAAATCCAAAGCGGCAGGAAAAGGACCTCTGA cGAGCGGCGGGATCAAGAAATCGGGCAAGAAGTAA
- the dnase1l4.1 gene encoding deoxyribonuclease 1 like 4, tandem duplicate 1 — protein MKVASFNIQKFGKNKVSDPDTLNILVKIIRRYDIIVILEVVDVSGESVKTLLDALNTANRQHHYTLKISSRLGRTRYKEQFMFLYRDDLVDLVGSYQFDDQATEKEDIFARDPYILRFTCLNTVLKDLVMIPVHTKPEDSEKELDELYDVFQHVKRKWKTDNMMILGDFNADGSYVSQRDMKDIRIRSDKNFHWLIGDDVDTTASTGNNHSYDRIVIYGEDMLQAVVPNSAKPFNFQQAYGLTEEKALKVSDHYPVEVELKSINQTTHGEDGSAQQQQGQGESVTGLVVLDKEMVEMKRGNLLLEREKLSLEIQILRLKMAKLSESDTQT, from the exons ATGAAGGTAGCGTCGTTCAACATCCAGAAGTTTGGGAAGAACAAAGTGTCGGACCCAGACACCCTCAACATCCTCGTAAAG attaTCAGGCGGTATGACATCATCGTGATCTTGGAGGTGGTGGACGTCAGCGGCGAGTCAGTAAAAACCCTCCTGGACGCCCTCAACAC agccAACAGGCAGCATCACTACACTCTGAAGATCAGCAGTCGTCTGGGCAGGACGCGCTACAAGGAGCAGTTCATGTTCCTGTACAG ggATGACCTGGTTGACTTGGTGGGCTCCTATCAGTTTGATGACCAGGCGACTGAGAAAGAAGACATTTTTGCCAGAGACCCCTACATCCTCCGATTCACATGTCTCAATACTG TGCTGAAGGACCTGGTGATGATCCCGGTCCACACGAAGCCGGAGGACTCGGAGAAGGAGCTGGACGAGCTCTACGATGTTTTCCAGCACGTCAAGAGGAAGTGGAAAACTGAT aaCATGATGATCCTGGGCGACTTCAACGCGGACGGATCCTACGTTTCCCAGAGGGACATGAAGGACATTCGAATCCGCAGCGACAAGAACTTCCACTGGCTGATCGGAGACGATGTCGACACGACGGCCAGCACCGGAAACAACCACTCGTAtgacag GATCGTGATCTACGGGGAGGACATGCTGCAGGCTGTGGTGCCAAACTCTGCCAAACCGTTCAACTTCCAGCAGGCTTACGGACTCACGGAGGAGAAG gcACTGAAAGTCAGCGACCATTACCCCGTGGAGGTGGAGCTGAAGTCCATAAATCAGACCACACACGGAGAGGATG GCTcggcccagcagcagcaggggcagGGGGAGTCGGTGACAGGGCTGGTGGTTCTGGACAAAGAGATGgtggagatgaagagaggaaacctgctgctggagagggagaAGCTGAGCCTGGAGATCCAGATCCTGCGCCTGAAGATGGCCAAGCTGAGCGAGAGCGACACCCAAACCTAA